TTTGGGATTAGCGAATGTTACAAGATCGGCAAGAAACGAAACTTGTAAGTCTGTCCCATCGATTAGCATCCCAGGATGCCAGTGAAATTCAGGCGTTTGATCGAAAAATAGCGCATCTAATTCTGACTGTTCATCTATGAGTGCTGCTAATCCAAGATTATAGGGGCCGATACCAATGCCAATAAAATCTAAGGTAGTAGTTTGCATCCGGAAAACCTTCTTTCATTTATAAGTATAATATTTATATACCCGTAACGTTATGTGATCAATCAAACGTCGCTTAATAATTATATATAGTCACATGAAGCAGCGTTCGTAAAATGTAATCATGATTTTAAACCACTATCGTTGGATATTTATGTTAATATTAATTCACCAAAAGATTATCAGGGAGGAATTTGAATATGGAGATCTATCAAGCCACGAGTGAAGATTTAGAAGGAGTAGCAAATTTATTTAATGATTATCGTGTATTTTATCAACAAAAATCAGATATAGAAGGTGCTAAGTCTTACATTAAAAAACGTTTAGAAACCAAGGATTCTGTTATATTTATTGTGAAAGCTAAACAAAAATATCTAGGATTCACACAACTATATCCGACATTTTCTTCCATATCTATGGCTAGAGCGTGGATTTTAAATGATTTGTTTGTAGATGGAGAAGCAAGAAAGCAAGGTATAGGAGAAATGCTTTTGCAAAGGGCGAAAGAGTTTGTCAGTGAAACAGGTGCTAAAAGTATAAGCCTGAGTACAGCGCCAGATAATTATTCGGCTCAAAGGTTATATGAAAAAAATGGTTACATACGTGATACGGAATTTTATCATTATGAATTAATTTTGACTAAGTAACTGTTTGAGACGTTATCCAATAAAATAGACCAATATAAAATAGTAAAACCTGATTTCAATTTTTGGTGAGAAATCAGGTTTTACTATTGAAAGCTTGATTGGATTCAATAGTCATTTAGAGATGAATTAATGTCTGGATCAATAAATTGTGCATACGTTTGCTTTAAAATCCATATATATTAAAGTTAAAGGAGGAAGCATTGTGATACGTGAGCCAGTTCCCCACAAGTTCGTTATGAAATAATAGGATAAAAAAAGCCAATTAATTATTAATGTAAGCGTTTAAATTTTTTTAAAAAGTTATTGCTTTATAAAAAGGCCTATGGTATTGTTTGTTTATACAAGTTAATGCAAACGATTGCTTAAATTGAATA
The nucleotide sequence above comes from Paraliobacillus zengyii. Encoded proteins:
- a CDS encoding GNAT family N-acetyltransferase gives rise to the protein MEIYQATSEDLEGVANLFNDYRVFYQQKSDIEGAKSYIKKRLETKDSVIFIVKAKQKYLGFTQLYPTFSSISMARAWILNDLFVDGEARKQGIGEMLLQRAKEFVSETGAKSISLSTAPDNYSAQRLYEKNGYIRDTEFYHYELILTK